In one Methylocaldum szegediense genomic region, the following are encoded:
- a CDS encoding helix-turn-helix domain-containing protein has product MAADLKVGKRTIYRLVAAKDIPAFEIGGTRRFSHQEIEQWIKRQTQGRRATSISSLASSRTATCWFTGECSLTC; this is encoded by the coding sequence GTGGCGGCCGACCTCAAGGTAGGCAAACGCACGATCTATCGTCTGGTGGCGGCAAAGGATATTCCCGCCTTCGAGATCGGAGGGACACGGCGCTTTTCGCACCAGGAAATTGAACAGTGGATCAAGCGACAAACACAAGGCCGCAGAGCAACGTCGATTTCCTCACTCGCTTCTAGCCGCACCGCAACCTGCTGGTTCACGGGGGAGTGCTCATTGACCTGCTGA
- a CDS encoding ATP-binding protein: protein MADIQLFPREKVVGIFRGFQQGGLEFHADLVLPYRNEFQNIPMHGQFLLVQLETPDEAVLGRIASFSSEGKLSFGSGEEFNIRAVREDRPIPEDLREQYLKYRVNIRVLGVLRKNGKGLTFVPSHRRLPHVGSKVAFPTDDVLREIAGHNIDGAPIGHLAFGEYIYAAGSKSFLEQEWMQVVSPEVLVRFPIESLVSRRSFIFARAGFGKSNLNKLLFSKLYETTPFVTKRAGKRVPVGTVIFDPDGEYFWPDDKGRPGLCDVPALEDKIVVFTDKKSNSPFYQSFVAGGIKLDIRRLRPGDVISIALGPERQEQQNVRKLRGLPQDRWESLVNLIDTNGNTTPLDDICRLLDLEYPKQEAEALAARGNMTAIVRMLHDKSSQLMDMLVHALSEGKLCIIDVSQMRGGQSLVLSGLVLRRIFDRNQQEFTAADPKTIPTIAVVEEAQSVLNENAPAAEPYIAWVKEGRKYDLGALLITQQPGSIPVEILSQGDNWFVFHLLSAADLTTLKRANAHFSDDLLSSLLNEPIPGQGVFWSSVGGKPYPVSLRALSFEKMFSMRDHDYNQPAGNTYAKTLRSIFSGMRQLATTVRIPEAESVGTLFSEEAEAEPVDIMASIEQRAIDALRADASLIAKIESTDGVAWGSIKAFFLDQLPEHLDDRDNLAFRLVKKALDHFYGPQGQGWEQYRHPIRNTAYVRKRS from the coding sequence ATGGCAGATATCCAGCTCTTTCCAAGGGAAAAGGTCGTTGGCATCTTCCGTGGCTTCCAGCAAGGTGGCTTGGAGTTCCACGCGGATTTGGTCTTACCGTATCGGAACGAGTTCCAGAACATTCCGATGCACGGGCAGTTTCTCCTCGTCCAATTGGAGACGCCCGATGAGGCTGTGTTAGGCCGCATAGCCTCCTTTTCGTCGGAGGGCAAGCTGTCTTTTGGCTCCGGCGAAGAATTCAATATTCGTGCAGTCCGCGAAGACCGGCCAATTCCTGAAGACCTGCGCGAGCAGTACCTCAAATACCGAGTCAACATCCGAGTGTTGGGTGTGTTGCGTAAGAATGGGAAAGGGCTGACCTTTGTCCCCTCGCATCGCCGGCTCCCCCATGTTGGTAGCAAGGTGGCTTTTCCGACTGATGATGTATTGCGTGAGATTGCTGGTCACAATATCGACGGGGCGCCCATTGGTCATCTGGCTTTCGGCGAATACATCTATGCAGCAGGTAGCAAGTCATTCCTGGAGCAAGAATGGATGCAGGTTGTTAGCCCAGAGGTACTGGTCCGGTTCCCGATCGAGTCACTGGTGTCTCGTCGAAGCTTTATTTTTGCTCGGGCGGGCTTCGGTAAATCCAATCTTAACAAGCTGCTGTTCTCGAAGCTCTATGAGACCACGCCATTCGTCACCAAACGCGCTGGCAAGCGAGTCCCCGTGGGTACGGTGATTTTCGACCCGGATGGCGAGTATTTTTGGCCTGACGACAAAGGGCGGCCCGGGCTCTGTGACGTTCCTGCTCTGGAGGACAAGATTGTCGTCTTCACTGATAAGAAGAGTAATAGTCCGTTTTACCAGTCGTTTGTGGCCGGTGGAATCAAGCTGGATATTCGTCGCCTACGTCCAGGTGACGTAATCTCGATTGCGCTCGGGCCTGAACGTCAAGAGCAGCAGAACGTTAGAAAGTTGCGCGGGCTTCCACAAGACCGGTGGGAGTCGTTGGTTAATCTGATCGACACCAACGGCAACACCACGCCGCTCGACGATATTTGCCGACTGCTCGATCTTGAGTACCCAAAGCAGGAGGCTGAAGCTCTAGCCGCCCGAGGAAATATGACAGCAATTGTGAGGATGCTGCATGATAAGAGCAGCCAACTCATGGACATGCTGGTTCATGCATTGTCCGAGGGGAAGCTATGCATCATCGACGTCTCGCAAATGCGTGGTGGACAGTCGTTGGTTCTTTCCGGGCTGGTCCTGCGCCGGATTTTCGATCGCAACCAGCAGGAATTTACTGCAGCCGATCCCAAGACAATCCCCACGATTGCCGTCGTCGAGGAGGCGCAGTCGGTGCTGAACGAGAATGCCCCAGCAGCCGAGCCCTACATCGCCTGGGTAAAAGAAGGTCGTAAGTACGATCTGGGCGCGCTGTTGATTACCCAGCAGCCAGGCAGTATTCCCGTCGAGATCCTCAGTCAGGGCGACAACTGGTTTGTCTTCCATCTGCTGTCGGCTGCAGATCTCACGACCCTGAAACGGGCCAACGCGCATTTCAGTGACGACTTGTTGAGCTCTCTACTCAACGAACCCATCCCAGGCCAAGGTGTATTTTGGAGCTCAGTGGGAGGCAAGCCCTATCCAGTCAGTCTCCGCGCCCTGTCGTTCGAAAAGATGTTCTCGATGCGGGACCATGACTACAATCAACCCGCTGGCAATACCTACGCCAAAACGCTGCGCAGCATCTTTTCCGGGATGAGGCAGCTCGCGACGACAGTCCGTATTCCCGAAGCTGAGAGCGTAGGTACTTTGTTTTCTGAAGAGGCTGAAGCCGAGCCGGTGGACATCATGGCAAGCATCGAACAGCGGGCTATCGACGCATTGCGAGCTGACGCCAGCCTGATCGCGAAGATCGAATCTACCGATGGAGTCGCATGGGGTTCGATCAAGGCGTTTTTCCTCGATCAGCTGCCGGAGCATCTGGATGACAGGGATAATTTAGCCTTTCGGCTTGTGAAGAAGGCGCTTGACCATTTCTATGGCCCACAAGGTCAAGGTTGGGAGCAATACCGTCATCCGATTCGCAACACTGCCTATGTCAGGAAGAGGAGTTAG